One genomic window of Quercus lobata isolate SW786 chromosome 9, ValleyOak3.0 Primary Assembly, whole genome shotgun sequence includes the following:
- the LOC115959037 gene encoding pentatricopeptide repeat-containing protein At1g43980, mitochondrial, which yields MYPFLKQVQGPHRTSLSYYSNLIDHCLSLKSLTFAKTIHAQLIKVGFDSHTFLGNRCLDLYSQYGTVNDALKVFDGIAEKNCISWNICLKGLFRYGHVERAGCLFDEMPVRDVVSWNTMISGYVSRGFVDNAVGIFMEMQNAGVRPSGFTLSILMLLVSCAHHGKQIHGCIVRSGLNLSNVVLGNSLIDMYGKLGLLDYAFGVFFTMEELDLISWNTLILSCHRSGYRELALDQFCLMRTTGHLPDQFTMSTVISVCSKLQNLEKGKQIFALCVKMGFISNSIVLSAVIDLFSKCNRLQDLIQPFKELDQWDSALSNSIISSYAAHGFVEDAMQLFVLTMRENLRPTEFTLSSVLSTVSTLFPTEQGCQIHALVVKLGFEPDAVVANSLVENYSKVGLIDYAMKIFTNMGVRDLISWNTMILGLTNNGRVYKALDIFKELVQRGPKPDRTTLAGVLMACNYGSFVDEGMIIFSSMEKEYGVVPGDEHYACIVELLSQAGKIKEAIDVIDAMPYEPSFVIWRSILHTSVIHGDLKLTERVAERMMELEPQSSLPYLVLSLAYEMRGRWESIVRVRNSMEHKLVKKVTGCSWIGIKNHIYMFKADQVVHHGGEDIYLVLRVLIGQMEDKDYSDLHAYIN from the coding sequence ATGTACCCATTTCTAAAGCAAGTTCAAGGTCCTCACAGAACTTCGCTCTCCTATTACTCTAACCTCATAGACCACTGTTTGTCACTAAAGTCTTTAACTTTTGCCAAAACCATTCATGCCCAGTTGATAAAAGTCGGGTTTGATAGCCATACTTTTCTGGGTAATCGCTGTCTTGACTTATACTCTCAGTATGGCACAGTCAATGATGCTTTGAAAGTGTTTGATGGTATTGCTGAAAAGAATTGTATATCTTGGAATATTTGTCTGAAGGGTTTGTTTAGATATGGTCACGTTGAAAGGGCAGGTTgtttgtttgatgaaatgcctgTGAGAGACGTTGTTAGCTGGAACACCATGATTTCGGGTTATGTTTCGCGTGGGTTTGTTGATAATGCGGTGGGAATTTTTATGGAGATGCAAAATGCTGGTGTAAGGCCAAGTGGGTTCACGTTGTCGATTTTAATGTTGCTTGTGTCGTGTGCTCATCATGGTAAGCAGATCCATGGTTGCATAGTTCGTAGTGGTCTGAATTTATCGAATGTGGTGCTTGGGAATTCATTAATTGATATGTATGGGAAGCTTGGACTTCTTGATTATGCTTTTGGTGTGTTTTTTACCATGGAGGAGTTGGATTTAATCTCTTGGAACACTTTGATTTTGAGTTGTCATAGGTCTGGGTACAGAGAATTGGCACTAGACCAGTTCTGTTTGATGAGAACCACAGGGCATTTGCCTGATCAGTTTACTATGTCGACAGTCATTAGTGTCTGTTCGAAGTTGCAAAATTTGGAAAAGGGTAAGCAAATTTTCGCTCTCTGCGTCAAGATGGGATTTATTTCTAATAGCATTGTATTAAGTGCTGTTATTGATCTGTTTTCTAAATGCAACAGATTGCAGGATTTAATCCAGCCCTTTAAAGAACTAGATCAATGGGATTCAGCCCTTAGCAATTCCATAATTTCAAGTTATGCAGCACATGGTTTTGTGGAGGAtgccatgcaactctttgtgcTGACAATGAGGGAGAACCTCAGGCCAACTGAGTTCACACTAAGCAGTGTTCTAAGTACTGTTTCCACTTTGTTCCCAACAGAGCAGGGGTGTCAAATTCATGCTTTGGTTGTTAAATTGGGTTTCGAGCCAGATGCAGTTGTTGCTAATTCACTTGTCGAAAACTATTCTAAGGTTGGCTTGATTGATTATGCTATGAAAATTTTTACCAATATGGGCGTACGAGACCTGATATCTTGGAACACTATGATTTTGGGTTTGACTAACAATGGTAGAGTGTACAAGGCACTAGACATTTTCAAGGAACTAGTTCAGAGAGGTCCTAAACCAGATCGAACAACTCTGGCTGGAGTGCTTATGGCTTGCAATTATGGGAGTTTTGTTGATGAAGgaatgattattttttcttcaatggaGAAGGAATATGGAGTTGTACCTGGGGATGAGCATTATGCTTGCATAGTGGAGTTATTGAGTCAAGCTGGTAAAATTAAAGAAGCAATAGATGTTATAGATGCAATGCCTTATGAACCTAGTTTTGTCATATGGAGATCAATTCTTCACACTAGCGTGATTCATGGAGACTTGAAACTCACTGAAAGAGTTGCAGAGAGGATGATGGAGTTGGAACCACAGTCATCTCTACCTTACTTGGTATTGTCTCTGGCATATGAGATGAGGGGCAGATGGGAGAGTATAGTTCGAGTAAGAAATTCCATGGAACATAAACTTGTCAAGAAGGTCACTGGCTGCAGTTGGATTGGGATAAAAAACCacatatatatgtttaaggCAGACCAAGTAGTGCATCATGGAGGTGAAGACATCTATTTGGTGTTGAGAGTATTGATTGGGCAGATGGAGGATAAAGATTATTCTGATCTTCATGCATACATTAACTGA
- the LOC115960642 gene encoding putative pentatricopeptide repeat-containing protein At1g77010, mitochondrial has protein sequence MDLDLHSLASLLHSCNTHHWIHQGRQVHLLFLKKGLINSALTFGNRLIQMYVRCGSLSDAWKVFKDMPERNCFSWNTIIEGYMKSGNKERSLQLFDSMPHKNEYSWNVVVSGFAKAGELQIAQSLFNDMPKRNAVAWNSMIHCYAQNGYAREAMKLFKDLSSDPSEVLYRDTFVLATVIGACSDLEALDCGKQIHARILIDEVECDSVLSSSLIHMYGKCGDPDSANHALNMLKEPDDFSLSALISGYANCGRMNDARRIFDSKSDPCVVLWNSIISGYVYNNEEIEALIFFNQMRRNGVQEDSSTLASVLSASSNLGTPGHGKQMHTYGYKVGLMDDVIVASALVDAYSKCGSPYDACKLFSELKYWDTILLNSMITVYSNCGKIEDAKCIFKMMPNKSLISWNSMIVALSQNGCAIEALDLLCEMSRLKLRMDKFSLASAISACASISSLELGEQLFARATVIGLESDQIICTSLVDLYCKCGFIDDGRKLFDGMIKFDEISWNAMLMGYATNGYGIEALNLFAEMRQVGVRPTDITFTAVLSACDHCGLVEEGHKWFYAMKSYYHIDPGIEHYSCMVDLFARAGCLEEAMNLIEHMPFEADASMWSSVLRGCVAHVDKTLGKKVAERIIKLDPENSGAYVQLSSVFANSGDWERSAQIRNLMRDKQIQKNPGCSWADC, from the coding sequence ATGGATCTTGATTTGCATTCCCTGGCCAGCCTACTCCATTCCTGTAACACCCACCATTGGATTCATCAGGGTAGACAGGTCCACCTCCTCTTTCTCAAAAAGGGTCTCATAAACTCTGCTCTCACATTCGGAAACCGCCTTATACAGATGTACGTGCGCTGCGGCAGCTTGAGTGACGCATGGAAAGTGTTCAAGGATATGCCTGAGAGAAATTGTTTCTCTTGGAATACTATAATAGAGGGGTACATGAAATCAGGGAACAAGGAGAGGTCACTGCAGTTGTTTGATTCCATGCCCCACAAGAATGAATACTCATGGAATGTCGTGGTTTCAGGGTTTGCAAAAGCTGGTGAGCTACAGATTGCTCAGAGTTTGTTTAATGATATGCCAAAGAGGAATGCGGTTGCATGGAATTCAATGATTCATTGTTATGCTCAAAATGGGTATGCAAGAGAAGCCATGAAGCTCTTTAAGGATTTGAGTTCAGACCCTTCTGAAGTATTGTATCGCGATACGTTTGTTTTGGCAACGGTTATTGGCGCTTGTAGTGATTTGGAAGCTCTTGATTGCGGCAAGCAAATACATGCTCGCATTTTGATTGATGAGGTGGAATGTGATTCGGTCTTGAGTAGTTCTCTAATTCATATGTATGGGAAGTGTGGTGATCCAGATAGTGCAAATCATGCTCTGAATATGTTGAAGGAACCGGATGACTTCTCTCTATCAGCATTGATTTCAGGGTATGCAAATTGTGGTAGAATGAATGATGCAAGAAGAATATTTGATAGCAAAAGTGATCCGTGTGTTGTGTTATGGAATTCAATAATTTCTGGATATGTTTATAATAATGAGGAAATTGAAGCATTGATTTTCTTCAATCAGATGCGGAGAAATGGAGTCCAGGAAGACTCCTCCACACTTGCAAGTGTTTTGAGTGCCAGCAGTAACTTAGGTACCCCTGGACATGGTAAACAAATGCATACTTATGGCTATAAAGTTGGGTTAATGGATGATGTCATAGTTGCTAGTGCTCTAGTTGATGCATACTCCAAGTGTGGAAGCCCTTATGATGCATGCAAATTATTTAGTGAGCTCAAATACTGGGACACAATCTTGCTTAATTCTATGATAACAGTGTATTCTAATTGTGGAAAAATTGAAGATGCAAAATGCATTTTCAAAATGATGCCAAACAAAAGCCTGATATCATGGAATTCAATGATAGTAGCTCTTAGTCAAAATGGGTGTGCAATTGAAGCATTAGATCTACTGTGTGAGATGAGTAGGTTGAAATTGAGAATGGACAAGTTTAGCTTGGCCAGTGCAATCAGTGCGTGTGCCAGCATCTCTTCACTTGAACTTGGCGAACAGCTTTTTGCTAGAGCTACTGTCATCGGGCTTGAGTCTGATCAGATCATTTGTACCTCTCTTGTTGATCTTTACTGCAAGTGTGGTTTTATTGACGATGGGCGAAAACTTTTTGATGGAATGataaaatttgatgaaatttcttGGAATGCAATGTTGATGGGTTATGCTACAAATGGTTATGGAATTGAAGCATTGAATCTGTTCGCTGAAATGAGGCAAGTTGGTGTTAGACCTACTGATATTACATTTACAGCAGTTCTATCTGCTTGTGATCATTGTGGACTAGTTGAGGAGGGACATAAATGGTTTTATGCAATGAAATCATACTATCATATTGATCCAGGGATTGAACATTACTCTTGCATGGTTGATCTTTTTGCTCGTGCTGGTTGCCTTGAGGAAGCAATGAATCTTATAGAACATATGCCTTTTGAGGCTGATGCAAGCATGTGGTCATCAGTGTTGAGAGGCTGTGTGGCTCATGTGGATAAGACTCTTGGGAAGAAGGTGGCAGAGAGAATTATTAAGCTTGATCCTGAGAACTCAGGTGCTTATGTTCAGTTATCGAGCGTATTTGCCAACTCTGGAGACTGGGAAAGATCAGCACAAATTAGAAATTTGATGAGAGACAAGCAAATACAAAAGAATCCTGGTTGCAGTTGGGCTGATTGTTGA